Proteins found in one Brevibacillus brevis genomic segment:
- a CDS encoding TetR/AcrR family transcriptional regulator: MNGFERRKQNKIDQIYSAAFQLFSKHGFQKVSVNEIAQNAKVSPATIYNYFGTKEQLYADMLMNWMDKQLEQYERILDSGSSFPEKTKDIMLLEAKNLHTLTDELQNAPFSELSGLLQRIESEYEQKIRHFFTRFVALGKQEGYIQRDLTEEMMMMYFTMYKNELGRHWEASNRDRVTLSMEQWVDMFFFGLVGQKQK, encoded by the coding sequence GCCGCTTTTCAATTGTTCTCTAAGCATGGCTTTCAAAAAGTCAGCGTAAATGAAATTGCGCAGAACGCGAAGGTTTCTCCGGCGACCATTTATAACTACTTTGGGACAAAAGAACAGCTCTACGCGGACATGCTAATGAATTGGATGGACAAGCAGTTAGAGCAGTACGAGAGAATTCTCGATTCGGGGAGTTCTTTTCCTGAAAAGACAAAGGACATCATGCTGTTGGAAGCCAAGAATTTGCATACCCTCACGGACGAGCTTCAGAACGCCCCCTTTTCTGAACTCAGTGGTTTGCTGCAACGAATCGAAAGCGAATACGAGCAAAAAATCAGGCATTTTTTTACGAGGTTTGTCGCGCTAGGGAAGCAGGAAGGTTATATTCAGCGTGATTTGACAGAAGAAATGATGATGATGTACTTCACGATGTACAAAAATGAGCTGGGACGCCATTGGGAAGCGTCGAATCGTGATCGAGTAACGCTGAGTATGGAGCAATGGGTGGATATGTTTTTCTTTGGTTTGGTTGGACAGAAGCAGAAGTAG
- a CDS encoding DUF1266 domain-containing protein has translation MFIFTSKKEKQFTLFTYSMHAAITIGSGTRLIDVKDNYTKWGMKDAASQRARLTWMLQEGERKEFARLHHFMTALSESGRKEYIDSLESDQERIAKAKVVQFYMRRLPAEGIAAYDYTWASFLSRGKGDYGYISKEEARQFQLQAVRQTQQAYNNWGEFFTGYIAGYQFMTAQTSLDYLREYEWEFTRHFVSKHSTIVKTDWHTDFYDL, from the coding sequence ATGTTCATCTTTACCAGTAAGAAGGAAAAGCAATTTACTTTATTTACTTACAGCATGCATGCAGCCATTACAATTGGATCAGGCACTCGTTTAATCGATGTAAAGGATAACTACACCAAATGGGGCATGAAGGACGCAGCAAGCCAGAGAGCTAGATTAACGTGGATGCTGCAAGAAGGGGAGCGCAAAGAGTTTGCCCGGCTTCACCATTTCATGACTGCCTTGTCGGAATCAGGGCGAAAGGAATATATCGACTCCTTGGAATCAGATCAGGAACGCATCGCCAAGGCGAAGGTTGTTCAATTCTATATGCGTAGGCTCCCGGCGGAAGGGATCGCCGCCTATGATTATACCTGGGCTTCCTTTTTAAGTCGTGGGAAAGGGGACTACGGCTATATCAGCAAAGAAGAAGCGAGACAGTTTCAGCTACAAGCAGTCCGACAAACACAACAAGCCTATAACAATTGGGGCGAGTTTTTTACGGGATATATCGCCGGCTATCAATTTATGACTGCACAGACATCGCTGGATTACCTGCGCGAATATGAGTGGGAATTTACCCGCCACTTTGTTTCTAAGCACAGCACAATTGTAAAAACGGATTGGCATACAGACTTTTACGATCTCTGA